In Deltaproteobacteria bacterium, the DNA window GCCACATCGTTGATCTGGCCATTTCCGCGGTGCTCCTCGCGGGGCTGTACGCCACCATGGCGTATGGGCTGGGCATCATCTATGGCGTGCTCCGGATCGTGAACCTGAACCATGGCGGAATGATCATGGTCGGGGCGTATGCCGGGTGGTGGCTGCACACGCAGTTGGGAATCGATCCGTATCTGTCGCTGATTCCGGTGACAGGGCTGGCGTTCCTCGCCGGCGTGGTGCTCTATCGCGTCCTGGTCAGGCGCCTTCCCCGCGGCGCGGCCGGCGGCGTGCAGTCGCTCTTGCTCCTCTTCGGGGTCTGGCTGGTGCTCCGCAACGCCGCGTATCTATTATTCACCGGCAACGACCAGACCATCCGCACGGAATACTCGACGCGGGCCCTGTCGATTGCAGGCGCCTTTCTTTCCGTGAACCGGCTGGCGGTGTTCGCCCTTGCGCTCCTCGTCTTGCTGGCCTTGCACGTCCTGCTCACGAAGACGTACCTGGGAAAGGCCATCCGCGCGGTGGCGCAGAACCCGGACAGCTGCACGCTCGTGGGAGTGCCCGTGGAGCGGATCTACGCGCTCACCTTCGGTCTGGGAACCGGGCTTGCCGCCCTCGCGGGGCTGCT includes these proteins:
- a CDS encoding branched-chain amino acid ABC transporter permease — protein: MGHIVDLAISAVLLAGLYATMAYGLGIIYGVLRIVNLNHGGMIMVGAYAGWWLHTQLGIDPYLSLIPVTGLAFLAGVVLYRVLVRRLPRGAAGGVQSLLLLFGVWLVLRNAAYLLFTGNDQTIRTEYSTRALSIAGAFLSVNRLAVFALALLVLLALHVLLTKTYLGKAIRAVAQNPDSCTLVGVPVERIYALTFGLGTGLAALAGLLAATLFSFNPDFGATELLKSFVVVVLGGLGSVAGTAIAALILAVVEVFAILVLPAYLTAAVGFVLLVLVLVIRPGGLFGQRVLG